A single genomic interval of Lathyrus oleraceus cultivar Zhongwan6 chromosome 7, CAAS_Psat_ZW6_1.0, whole genome shotgun sequence harbors:
- the LOC127102298 gene encoding uncharacterized protein LOC127102298, with protein sequence MDSDNSDNYDQEFWELNERRSGSSSRPKRRTTVDRGREEGHNRLFNDYFSENPVYTDVQFRRRFRMHRHVFLRIVDALGNHDEYFQMRVDATGKMGLSPLQKCTSAIRMLAYGSLADLIDEYVRIGESTSIECLERFVKGVNVVFGAEYLRKPNNTDVEHLLQMGESCGFHGMLGSIDCMHWVWKNCPVAWKGQFCRGDHGKPTIMLEAVASQDLWIWHAFFGIVGSNNDINVLNQSNMFNDILEGRAPNVQYTINGTPYNMGYYLADGIYPEWATFVKTISMPQGEKKKLFAQHQESARKDVERAFGVLQSRFAIIRGPAHAWHMDTLKHTIYACIILHNMIVEDKRHTYGGNFDYSYDNVDINNSTTETFSGPHPNLATRLQRRASIQEKQVHRKLQGDLVEYIWERFGHEDDEI encoded by the exons ATGGATTCAGACAATTCAGATAATTACGATCAAGAATTTTGGGAGTTG aaTGAACGTCGATCTGGAAGTTCCTCTAGGCCAAAGAGAAGAACAACGGTAGATCGAGGTCGTGAAGAAGGGCACAATCGATTATTCAATGACTACTTCTCGGAAAACCCAGTATACACAGATGTTCAATTCCGAAGAAGGTTCAGAATGCATAGGCATGTATTTCTTCGGATTGTAGATGCCCTTGGAAATCATGATGAATATTTCCAAATGAGGGTCGATGCAACTGGTAAAATGGGTCTTTCACCATTGCAGAAATGTACATCTGCTATTCGTATGCTGGCGTATGGGTCTCTTGCTGACCTTATAGATGAATATGTTCGAATCGGTGAAAGCACTTCAATTGAGTGCTTAGAAAGATTTGTTAAGGGTGTCAATGTTGTATTTGGCGCTGAGTATTTGAGAAAGCCTAACAACACTGATGTTGAACATCTTTTACAAATGGGGGAGTCATGTGGCTTTCACGGTATGTTGGGTTCCATCGATTGTATGCATTGGGTATGGAAAAATTGTCCTGTTGCATGGAAAGGACAATTTTGTCGAGGTGATCATGGTAAGCCCACAATCATGCTTGAAGCAGTGGCATCACAAGACTTATGGATTTGGCATGCTTTTTTTGGTATTGTAGGTTCAAACAATGACATTAATGTGCTAAATCAATCCAACATGTTTAACGATATTTTGGAAGGACGTGCTCCTAATGTGCAATATACAATCAATGGGACACCATATAATATGGGGTATTATTTAGCAGATGGTATATATCCCGAGTGGGCTACATTTGTCAAGACTATTTCAATGCCACAGGgagaaaagaaaaaattatttGCTCAACATCAAGAATCGGCTAGAAAAGATGTGGAGCGagcatttggagtgcttcaatCTCGATTTGCAATTATACGTGGCCCAGCGCATGCTTGGCACATGGACACTCTCAAGCATACCATATATGCCTGCATCATATTGCACAACATGATTGTGGAAGACAAACGACATACATATGGAGGTAATTTTGATTACTCTTATGATAATGTGGATATCAATAACTCAACAACTGAAACATTTAGCGGTCCTCATCCGAATCTTGCAACAAGACTACAAAGAAGAGCAAGTATTCAAGAAAAACAAGTTCATCGTAAACTTCAAGGAGATCTAGTCGAATATATTTGGGAACGTTTTGGacatgaagatgatgaaatttaA